CTGGGTAATAAGAGGGTTGTTGTCGTGGGCACCGCCATTGTCACCGCGGTTCACAAACATGCGCCAGGCTTTTTCGCGCAACTTGCGCTGGTCAGAATAAGTCAGAAATGGGTCAATGGAAGAACGCGTGTTGGTGATTACGCCCGCAGCCGAAAGCTTGCGGTCGGCGGCAGCTTTGGCGGCATCTTCACGCAGCGAAGTGGGCAAACCGCCGAGGTCAGCGGGCGTTTTTAACACCAATACGGAGTCCGTCTCATCGGCCAATACATTCTGGCTGAAGCGCGTGAAATGGCCAGCCAGCTCCTGGTTAATGGCTGATAAGCGCGTTTTGGCCTTCGCGTCGAGCTTGGCCCCGGCCCGCACGAAGTTGTTGTAATACACAAACGCCAGGCGCTGCTGCTCGGGTGTCAGCTTCTTTTTGTCGGGCGAGTTATACACCGCCTCAATGCGGCGGAAAAGCGGCTCGTTCTGAGTAATCTGATCGGAGAAGGCGGCCATTTTGGGGGCCATTTCCCGCTGCACCAGCTGCACTTCCGGGTTGCTCATTGTCCCCGTCCAGACGCCATACACTGTCTGCACCTGGTCGAGTGATTGACCAGCCCGCTCCAAGGCAGCAATCGTATTCTCGAAATTGGGAGCCTGCTTGTTACTGGCAATGGCCTGAATTTCCTTCAGGTTTTCGGCCATGGCAGCCTCAAGAGCCGGTTTAAATTGAGCTACTTCCACCTTATCGAAAGCCGGTACGCCACCGTAAGGCCCGGCCCAGGGAGCTAATACTGCATTATTGTCGGGGCGGGTGGCCGTGGCCGTAAACGTGGGAGCCGTCGTTTGGGCGTAGCTTGAAGTCGGATTCACAGTGGCAGCAAAACTGAAGGTGAAAAGCGTGTTTGCTAATAAAAGCCTACCAGGAGAAAAGAGTGGTTTGGGCATGAGGGAAGTGGTGGTTGAGGTAGCAATTTGAGCCTGAAAGGTAAGAAGGAACGCTTCGGTTCCCTTTCGCCGGTCCTGGGCTACGTGAACAGCAAAGGCTTCAAGCCAAATCATGAGCTTTATACAAAGGCAGAGCCTAAACTAGCTTGCTGCACATTAGGGTGAGATAGAGATGCTGGCTAGGACTCCCGATTATTCATCGCCCAAAATATTTTCTGACTTAGCTGTAACCTTGCTGAAATCGCGCAGTTACCAGCGCCGAATACAGTCATTACTCTTCCCACAGGCAGAGGCAGCGTTGAAAAAATATTTGAAGCCGGCTGTAACGTTTAGACTTAACTCCGGTAATCGCCTCGTTCAACATCCTGTCTCTGGTTTTTTGCTCCCACCAGCTACGTATTTGCACTACAGATTTCTCTTAGCAGCAAGCTGTTTTATTAGTTGATTCCGGCTGTACACGCGGCTTTCCCCATTCTGTTTTAATCACTTTTCGCGCCGCTTATTGCTGCTGCCAGCTACCGGTACGCCCCTATTTCTCGGGATCTTTTCTGCCGCTGGATTCCACTGCTCTACCTCACGTTTCTTCTAATTCCACCGCGCTATGTCTTTCAATTTTACGCTGCGTTTTTGCCTATTGCTGGCCGGCTTCGTGGCTGGGGGGCATTTTGCGGTAGCCCAGCAAACCCCAGCTCCCACCAGCTCCGCCACGGCCGCCCCCAAGCGTCAGCTCCAGGCCCTACGCATTACGGAGCCAATCAAGCTCGACGGGGAGCTAAATGAAGCCATGTGGCAGCAGGCTACGGTCGCCACCGATTTTATTCAGCAGCGGCCTAACCCCGGCATACCGGAAAAGCAAAAAACGGAAGTGCGCATACTCTATGATGACGCCAACCTCTACATCGGCGCCATCATGCACGACATTAGCCCCGATTCCATTCTGCGGGAAATGACCCAGCGTGACCAGTTTGGTAACACCGATCTGTTCTCCATTTTCCTGGATACCTATAACGACAAACTCAACGGCTACAACTTTACGGTAACCACTTCTGGCGTGCAGCTGGATGCGCGCTACTCGCCGGCCAGCGGCGAAGACTGGAACTGGAACGCCGTGTGGGACGCCCAAACCAGCCAGCGCGGCACCGACTGGATTGCCGAAATGCGCATTCCGTACTCGGCTATTCGCTTCAGCAAGGCGCCCGAGCAGCTCTGGGGACTGAATTTTGCCCGCCAGCGCAAGCGCGATAATGCGCAGTTTTTCTGGAATGAAGTAAAGCCCGAAGTCGATGGCTTTGTGAATCAATGGGGCGAGCTGCGCGGCATCCAAAATGTAGAGCCGCCACTGCGCCTGTCGCTCACGCCCTACGTGTCGGCCTACGTGAACCACAACCCGCTGAACGCCGACGGCACGCGCCGCACTACCACCAGCTTCAACGGTGGCGCTGACCTGAAATGGGGTATCAACGAAAGCTTCACCTTGGACGCCACGCTGGTGCCGGACTTCGGGCAAGTGCAGAGCGATAACCAGGTGCTCAACTTATCGCCTTTCGAGGTGCAATTCAATGAGAACCGGCCGTTTTTTACCGAGGGCACTGAGCTGTTTAACAAAGGCAATCTGTTCTACTCCCGTCGCGTGGGCGCCACGCCCATCGGCTTCTACAATGTAGCCACGGAGGAGAATGAAAAAATCGTGCGCAACCCCTCCGAAACGCGTCTGCTGAACGCCACCAAAGTATCCGGCCGCACCAGCAAAGGCTTGGGGATTGGGTTGTTCAATGCCTTAAGTAACGATGTGTACGCCACCGTGCGCAACACCGAAACGGGGGAAGAGCGCGAGGTGCAAACCCAGCCTTTCTCGAACTACAATATTGCCGTGCTCGACCAGAGCTTGAAGAATAACTCCTACGTAAGCTTAATCAATACCAACGTCACGCGCTGGGGCAAAACCTACGACGCCAACGTGACTGGGGGGCTTTTTCGCTTCGCTGATAAGAAGAACGCCTATGCCTTCGATGGCAGTGTTGTGTATTCGCGGCGGCGCGGCACTGCTTTCGGCTCCGACGACCAAGTAAGCGACCAAGACGGCTACAAATACCGCGTGGGAGTGGGCAAAATCAGCGGCAAATTTACCTGGGGCCTGAACCACGGTATCGAGTCGGATACCTATAATCCGAACGACCTGGGTATCCTGTTTGGTAACAACAAAATCACCCAGTCGCTGGACATGGGCTACTGGAAGTATAAGCCATTTTGGAAGGTGAATAACTTCTACCTGTTTGGTCAGGCCCGGCATACCTTGCTGTACAAGCCTACGCGCTACCAAAGCACGAGCTTCTACCTGGGCGCTAACACCACGTTTACCAAGAACTTTCTGCAAGTGGGCTTCGACTTCAACGTGGACCCGCGCAACCACGACTACTTTGAGCCGCGCGTGTTCCCGTTGGGCGAATATTACGTGCGCGTGCCCGGCAGCACGAGCCTGATTGTGTTCTTCAATTCGGATACGCGCAAGAAGTTCGCGCTGGGCATGAACGCCGGTAACAGCACATACGCCCTCGATAACCGTTTCGCCCGCGACCGGCGGGTAAGTTACCGGTTCGGCGCTTATCCACGCTACCGCGTGAATGATCACCTCACCTTCCGCTACAGCCTCGATTGGAGCTTTGATGGTAACCAGATTGGGTACGTAAACGGCGGTATGTCGCGCGACGAGCCTATGGATGAGCCCTTTATGGGGCAGGTTATTCTGGGTCGCCGCGACGTAGCCACCGTTTCCAACGTCTTGTCGGTGGCCTACACGTTCACTAATCGTATGTCGTTCACGCTGCGCACGCGCCACTATACTAGCAACGTACGCTACGCCGACTTCTCGGTGCTGTCGCCGGGCGGCAATGAGCAGATCGTGGACTACCGCCGCAACCGCGACAATACCTACAACGCCTTCAACGTGGACGCGGTGTATTCGTGGTGGTTTGCGCCCGGCTCCCAGATCAGCGTCGTGTGGAAGAACGCGGGCACGTCGTTTCTGCAAGCTAACGAAGCCACCCCGCTTTACTTCGACAACCTGAGCAACACCATTAACACGCCGCACAATAACTCCGTCTCCGTGAAGATCCTGTACTACCTCGACTACCTCGCG
The window above is part of the Hymenobacter radiodurans genome. Proteins encoded here:
- a CDS encoding DUF5916 domain-containing protein, with protein sequence MSFNFTLRFCLLLAGFVAGGHFAVAQQTPAPTSSATAAPKRQLQALRITEPIKLDGELNEAMWQQATVATDFIQQRPNPGIPEKQKTEVRILYDDANLYIGAIMHDISPDSILREMTQRDQFGNTDLFSIFLDTYNDKLNGYNFTVTTSGVQLDARYSPASGEDWNWNAVWDAQTSQRGTDWIAEMRIPYSAIRFSKAPEQLWGLNFARQRKRDNAQFFWNEVKPEVDGFVNQWGELRGIQNVEPPLRLSLTPYVSAYVNHNPLNADGTRRTTTSFNGGADLKWGINESFTLDATLVPDFGQVQSDNQVLNLSPFEVQFNENRPFFTEGTELFNKGNLFYSRRVGATPIGFYNVATEENEKIVRNPSETRLLNATKVSGRTSKGLGIGLFNALSNDVYATVRNTETGEEREVQTQPFSNYNIAVLDQSLKNNSYVSLINTNVTRWGKTYDANVTGGLFRFADKKNAYAFDGSVVYSRRRGTAFGSDDQVSDQDGYKYRVGVGKISGKFTWGLNHGIESDTYNPNDLGILFGNNKITQSLDMGYWKYKPFWKVNNFYLFGQARHTLLYKPTRYQSTSFYLGANTTFTKNFLQVGFDFNVDPRNHDYFEPRVFPLGEYYVRVPGSTSLIVFFNSDTRKKFALGMNAGNSTYALDNRFARDRRVSYRFGAYPRYRVNDHLTFRYSLDWSFDGNQIGYVNGGMSRDEPMDEPFMGQVILGRRDVATVSNVLSVAYTFTNRMSFTLRTRHYTSNVRYADFSVLSPGGNEQIVDYRRNRDNTYNAFNVDAVYSWWFAPGSQISVVWKNAGTSFLQANEATPLYFDNLSNTINTPHNNSVSVKILYYLDYLAFRKK